The [Pseudomonas] carboxydohydrogena genome includes a window with the following:
- a CDS encoding ribonuclease HII, producing MSRIKSSATTKVPAKPAKAKTKANAAMRPSFEREHALMKQGVWPVAGCDEVGRGPLAGPVVAAAVILDPDRIPKGIDDSKRLTMEAREALFDEICATALVSVAAAPPWRIDRDNILRASLWALARAVRGLPQAPRHVFVDGRDRIDVPCGCEPVIGGDGLLLSIGAASIVAKVTRDRLMCRLAQAHPEYGFDSHMGYGVPRHLEALRQHGPTPHHRRHFAPVAAAHARLNGVAVPADLSLPEVTETVIAAEEAAVQVA from the coding sequence ATGAGTCGGATCAAATCCTCCGCAACCACGAAAGTCCCCGCGAAACCTGCGAAGGCCAAGACCAAGGCTAACGCCGCGATGCGTCCGAGTTTCGAGCGCGAACATGCGCTGATGAAGCAGGGCGTCTGGCCGGTGGCGGGATGCGACGAAGTGGGGCGCGGGCCGCTCGCGGGGCCGGTGGTCGCCGCCGCCGTGATTCTCGATCCCGATCGAATCCCCAAAGGCATCGACGATTCCAAGCGCCTCACCATGGAGGCGCGCGAGGCGCTGTTCGATGAAATCTGCGCCACTGCATTGGTGTCGGTCGCCGCCGCGCCGCCGTGGCGGATCGACCGTGACAACATCCTGCGCGCCTCGCTGTGGGCGCTGGCGCGCGCGGTGCGGGGTTTGCCGCAAGCGCCGCGCCATGTGTTCGTGGACGGCCGCGACAGGATCGATGTGCCATGCGGCTGCGAGCCTGTGATCGGCGGCGACGGTCTGCTGCTGTCGATCGGCGCGGCCTCGATCGTGGCGAAGGTGACGCGCGACCGCCTGATGTGCAGGTTGGCGCAAGCGCATCCCGAATACGGTTTCGATTCGCATATGGGCTACGGCGTGCCCCGGCATCTCGAAGCCTTGCGGCAGCATGGCCCGACGCCGCACCACCGGCGGCATTTCGCGCCCGTGGCTGCGGCCCATGCCAGGCTGAACGGCGTGGCAGTTCCGGCCGATCTGTCCCTGCCTGAAGTGACGGAAACCGTGATCGCGGCGGAGGAGGCGGCCGTTCAG